From the genome of Plasmodium malariae genome assembly, chromosome: 9, one region includes:
- the PmUG01_09049000 gene encoding conserved protein, unknown function: DIEIIIDNGAYAKIFMHALKHSFNDVCGLLIGKYSEKEKKKQKCIITNTIPLFHTHILSPFLKLAFTLVENYYKGKEGRIIGYYHICVDDSKNGNIKNIKICNLISEKIIQNYSDAIICLAELSKLEHDEDNCVNMFIQDDKGEWEHINMIVSPENKDFLKRNISSNTYLNICDFDDHLNCIKYDFMNPNLFKDSK; the protein is encoded by the exons GAtatagaaattattattgACAATGGTGCGtatgcaaaaatatttatgcatgCTTTAAAACATTCTTTTAATGATGTATGTGGGTTACTAATAGGAAAATATtcggaaaaggaaaagaaaaagcaaaaatgtataataactAATACAATTCCCCTTTTCCATACGCACATACTAAGTCCTTTCCTTAAATTGGCCTTTACTCtg GTAGAGAATTATTATAAAGGGAAAGAGGGGAGAATTATAGGTTACTATCATATATGTGTTGATGAttcaaaaaatggaaatataaaaaatataaaaatatgtaatttaatATCCGAGAAAATCATACAGAATTATAGTGACGCCATCATATGCTTAGCTGAACTGTCCAAATTGGAGCATGACGAGGATAACTGCGTAAAT ATGTTTATACAGGATGATAAGGGGGAATGggaacatataaatatgatagTATCTCCTGAGAATAAAGACTTTTTGAAGAGGAATATTTCTAGCAATAC ATACTTAAACATATGTGACTTTGATGATCATTTAAATTGTATTAAATATGACTTTATGAACCCAAACTTATTTAAAGATAGTAAGTAA